One genomic segment of Nitrospirota bacterium includes these proteins:
- a CDS encoding GNAT family N-acetyltransferase, translating to MAYNVRVATVKEFKESREVWNKLALSMNIPRIFCTWEWVYTWWEHFGERYEPLILFIYNDTDPVGILPLSYYKAGIFNRYLTKRVLTYCGSKETYPDHLDIICAKEDAEQCVKAVINFLVSEYTYWSAINISLLSEENNLRLYADTNSNVTTLMKSNTSAPFIALNGTFEDYTGNFGNKKRYDLRKKQRVLCEGQKVEYISCDPLDITQGIKTLFHLHELRARSKKIETTFKGKMLFDFHNALAQRISKNGWLWLRFLRNNNGEIISAFYGFAINGYLLYYQLGIDPEWEPYSPGTVLFYEVIKEAFSKNYKEFDFLRGNEAYKSRWTHDSRALYTGTIYNKTVAANFIMKSSQLKNSIKMHYVHSFFWGGVTEWLERLMQFSRGD from the coding sequence GTGGCATATAATGTCAGGGTAGCGACGGTAAAAGAATTTAAGGAAAGCAGGGAGGTATGGAACAAACTTGCCTTGTCAATGAATATCCCCCGTATATTCTGTACATGGGAGTGGGTCTACACATGGTGGGAACATTTTGGTGAAAGATATGAACCTCTGATCCTGTTTATATATAACGATACAGACCCCGTTGGTATTTTACCCTTATCTTATTACAAGGCTGGTATTTTCAACAGATATTTGACAAAGCGGGTATTAACCTACTGTGGGAGCAAGGAGACTTATCCTGATCATCTCGATATCATATGTGCAAAAGAGGATGCGGAGCAATGTGTCAAGGCTGTTATTAATTTTCTTGTGTCCGAATACACTTACTGGTCCGCGATTAATATATCCCTTCTGTCAGAAGAAAACAATTTAAGGTTATATGCAGATACGAATTCCAATGTTACTACATTAATGAAGTCAAACACGTCAGCGCCTTTTATTGCTTTAAACGGGACGTTCGAGGACTATACAGGTAACTTTGGAAATAAAAAGAGATATGATCTCAGGAAGAAACAGAGAGTATTATGTGAAGGGCAGAAGGTTGAGTATATATCCTGTGATCCGTTGGATATAACTCAAGGTATAAAGACCCTCTTTCATCTTCATGAATTAAGGGCAAGAAGCAAGAAAATAGAAACTACATTTAAAGGGAAGATGCTATTTGATTTTCATAATGCCCTGGCACAGAGGATAAGCAAAAATGGCTGGTTATGGCTTAGATTTCTGAGAAACAATAATGGGGAGATTATTTCCGCATTCTATGGGTTTGCCATAAACGGTTATCTTCTTTATTACCAGTTAGGTATTGACCCTGAATGGGAGCCCTATAGCCCCGGGACAGTGCTGTTTTATGAAGTTATAAAGGAAGCCTTTTCCAAAAACTATAAAGAATTTGATTTCTTGCGGGGAAATGAAGCATACAAAAGCAGATGGACGCATGACAGCAGGGCACTTTACACAGGTACTATATATAATAAGACAGTGGCAGCTAATTTTATAATGAAGTCTTCGCAACTAAAAAATTCAATAAAGATGCATTACGTTCATAGCTTTTTTTGGGGAGGTGTCACTGAATGGTTAGAGAGGTTAATGCAGTTTAGTCGTGGTGATTAA
- a CDS encoding polysaccharide deacetylase family protein, with the protein MHRYTVLLNIFSEQLAFVKYNAIRTLSMKNYFDYFYMRGSTSVHSSNSIILTFDDGHISNYSHVLPLLLELGLKASFFITTGYTGKRKDYMSRTQIRAMSESGMTIGSHTHSHRFLDELSSRDIVDELYKSKSFLEDVTGQEVSFLSCPGGRYRPEVIDVAADTGYCGLLTSVPTNKVIGGRIPVGGRFLIDSTVRIKTFQQIVKSNSTYIVKKRIDYALKAFLKKAIGNKVYYSIWHRFATSSKS; encoded by the coding sequence ATGCATAGATACACTGTTTTATTAAATATATTCTCGGAACAGCTGGCGTTTGTGAAGTACAATGCTATCCGAACGTTATCTATGAAAAATTATTTTGACTATTTCTATATGCGAGGTTCCACATCAGTTCATTCCTCGAATAGTATTATTTTGACTTTTGATGATGGGCATATAAGTAATTATTCCCACGTGTTGCCCTTACTTCTTGAATTGGGTCTTAAAGCCTCATTTTTTATAACTACGGGTTATACAGGTAAAAGAAAAGATTATATGTCACGAACACAGATTCGGGCTATGTCTGAAAGTGGCATGACAATAGGTTCTCACACACACAGTCATAGGTTTCTTGATGAGCTTTCATCAAGAGATATTGTAGATGAATTATATAAATCCAAGTCTTTTTTAGAGGATGTTACTGGTCAGGAGGTCTCATTTTTATCATGTCCTGGCGGCCGATACCGTCCAGAGGTGATTGATGTTGCTGCAGATACAGGTTACTGTGGGTTACTTACATCAGTACCAACAAATAAAGTCATAGGAGGGCGCATTCCCGTTGGTGGACGTTTTTTGATCGATTCCACAGTTAGAATTAAAACATTTCAACAAATTGTCAAGTCAAACAGTACATACATAGTTAAGAAGAGAATTGATTACGCATTGAAAGCATTTCTTAAAAAGGCTATTGGTAATAAAGTTTATTACAGTATATGGCACAGGTTTGCCACATCTTCAAAATCTTGA
- a CDS encoding fibronectin type III domain-containing protein has protein sequence MNWMGSFFRRILFFLAVFTLVACAGCGGENGGIGNLGGGGNDTGGGSESSDPSTLSWDRNTQPDLAGYKIYYGTTSGDYTASKDVGLTNTPSYPKYPVADISSLSKGEKYYFVVTAYDTVGNESDYSNEVYTIIP, from the coding sequence ATGAACTGGATGGGCTCGTTTTTTAGACGGATATTATTCTTCCTTGCGGTCTTTACTCTTGTTGCATGTGCAGGGTGTGGTGGAGAGAACGGAGGAATTGGAAATCTGGGAGGTGGGGGCAACGATACCGGAGGAGGCAGCGAAAGTTCGGATCCTTCAACACTTTCCTGGGATCGAAACACACAGCCAGATTTGGCCGGATACAAAATCTATTATGGAACAACATCTGGTGATTATACTGCATCAAAGGATGTTGGTTTGACTAATACACCCAGCTACCCCAAGTATCCTGTTGCTGACATTAGCAGCCTTAGCAAGGGAGAAAAATACTATTTTGTTGTTACAGCATATGATACAGTCGGTAATGAGAGCGATTATTCCAATGAAGTTTATACAATAATACCATAA
- a CDS encoding sigma 54-interacting transcriptional regulator, which yields MSVNIANGFEEIKTSDPNVINVLDMARRAARSNSSVLISGESGTGKELIAKGIHKVSSRSKGPFVPVNCGAIPRELLESELMGYERGAFTGAVSARIGDFESAHGGTIFLDEVSALPFPLQAKLLRTLQEREIKRLGSVKTIRLDIRVISATNDKLDELVENGSFRSDLYFRLNVIPIHLPPLRERKGDIPILLEHFLDKACSKLNKAKPRYSSEVVRILQDWAWPGNVREFENLIERVVVLSDDRMDITIKDIPMDLLCRDKSGYRAITEGSESLQQRCRVYEKGEIMKALHGSKWNRNLAARLLKIHRNTLNQKMKKLGIPHDLTKGNEGISGP from the coding sequence ATGAGTGTAAATATTGCCAACGGGTTTGAAGAGATAAAGACATCTGATCCCAATGTCATTAATGTTCTTGATATGGCGCGAAGGGCTGCACGGTCTAATAGCAGCGTCCTGATTTCCGGAGAAAGTGGGACAGGAAAAGAGTTGATTGCAAAGGGTATACACAAAGTAAGTTCCAGGTCAAAAGGCCCGTTTGTTCCGGTCAATTGCGGGGCAATCCCACGGGAGTTGTTAGAAAGTGAGCTCATGGGATATGAGCGCGGCGCATTTACAGGGGCTGTTAGCGCCAGAATTGGTGATTTTGAAAGCGCCCATGGTGGTACGATATTCCTGGATGAAGTGTCTGCTCTCCCGTTCCCCCTGCAGGCAAAGTTGCTTCGCACCCTGCAGGAACGTGAAATCAAGAGACTGGGTTCTGTAAAGACGATTAGATTGGATATTCGTGTCATATCTGCGACTAATGACAAGTTGGATGAGCTTGTTGAAAATGGCAGCTTCAGGTCTGATCTCTATTTCAGATTAAATGTGATCCCTATTCATCTCCCGCCTTTGAGGGAAAGAAAGGGAGACATCCCCATTTTATTGGAGCACTTCCTTGACAAGGCGTGTTCGAAATTAAACAAGGCGAAACCTCGTTATTCAAGTGAGGTGGTCCGTATACTTCAGGATTGGGCATGGCCGGGAAATGTACGTGAGTTTGAGAATCTCATCGAGAGGGTTGTTGTCCTTTCAGATGATAGAATGGATATTACTATAAAGGATATTCCCATGGACCTCCTTTGCAGGGACAAGAGTGGTTACAGGGCTATTACAGAAGGTTCGGAGAGCTTACAACAGCGCTGCAGGGTTTATGAAAAGGGCGAGATAATGAAGGCACTGCATGGTTCAAAGTGGAACAGAAACCTGGCGGCAAGGCTGCTTAAAATACACAGAAATACCCTGAATCAAAAGATGAAAAAGCTTGGAATTCCGCATGATCTGACAAAAGGGAATGAAGGTATATCTGGCCCATAA
- the prsK gene encoding PEP-CTERM system histidine kinase PrsK, with protein sequence MLSLTIIEAGNSIVFMSDSLSWSLFGKRIAIAGQALLVPGWFLFSLTFIRSNYKELLARWKLLAAGLYLISGFFLLWINSYAFIDLPFFDDVNTKFPLGAVGKSFYLYFLIGILLCLVQLENTLHFSLNSKRKEAKYVLIGVGSMLAYYVYLASQAILFSFLDSSNQSVTSIVILVSCIITMLAVVRNKLLDVNIFISRYVVFNSVTVLVAGAYLLIVGIIAQGIKMMGESYDTFWSILFTFTAILCLVVAALSTSLRRRLQLFITRHFYRHKYEFRDKWMETIEKFGLNNDLSQIEKSLLDMISDTMAAREVSLWIYEPAHREFMPVKSTINAANNIRLKEDSPLISRIKDYADPFFINKQNDSEALYELINPLFTTSRTVLCTPLKAGRGNLMGFIMQGEDISGEPYRRDDFDLLKAVASHAAERIRNIHLTQELLASKETEAFHQVSTFFIHDLKNFVSTLSLLSQNAEEHMGNPLFQQDALKTLRLTVSKMNAMVSNLTVLSKGIQINPARMSINEMIEETLSALNGKVSGRVVKNLEEIPLIDADCGQLQKVFLNLLLNAIEALPPGEHEKKITVHTFSSNGDVILSVADSGSGMSEEFIKTALFKPFKSSKSNGLGIGLFQCKKIIDAHSGSLEVISEVGKGSEFRVILPR encoded by the coding sequence ATGTTAAGTCTGACCATTATTGAGGCAGGGAATAGTATTGTCTTCATGTCAGACAGTTTGTCATGGAGCCTTTTTGGCAAAAGAATAGCAATTGCCGGTCAGGCGCTTCTTGTTCCTGGCTGGTTTCTCTTCTCACTTACCTTTATAAGGTCAAATTATAAAGAATTGCTTGCCCGCTGGAAGCTTCTTGCGGCAGGACTTTATCTTATTTCAGGATTCTTTCTTCTATGGATAAACTCGTATGCCTTTATTGATCTTCCTTTTTTTGATGACGTAAATACAAAATTCCCTCTTGGTGCAGTAGGGAAGTCTTTTTACCTGTATTTCCTTATTGGCATTTTGCTTTGTCTTGTTCAGTTGGAGAATACCCTTCATTTTTCGTTGAACTCAAAGAGAAAAGAGGCTAAGTACGTTTTAATAGGGGTTGGCTCAATGCTTGCGTATTATGTTTATCTTGCAAGTCAGGCAATCCTCTTCTCATTTCTTGATAGCAGTAATCAGTCGGTTACCTCAATCGTCATACTGGTTTCTTGTATTATTACAATGCTTGCGGTGGTCAGGAACAAACTGCTGGATGTGAATATCTTTATTTCCCGCTACGTAGTCTTTAATTCTGTCACTGTATTGGTTGCCGGTGCGTATCTGCTTATTGTAGGTATAATTGCGCAGGGCATCAAGATGATGGGAGAATCATATGATACTTTCTGGAGTATCCTTTTTACATTTACTGCTATTTTATGCTTAGTGGTAGCTGCTCTTTCGACGAGTCTTCGAAGACGGCTGCAATTATTCATCACAAGGCACTTTTACAGGCACAAATATGAATTCAGGGATAAATGGATGGAGACAATAGAGAAGTTCGGATTAAATAACGATCTTTCACAGATTGAAAAATCTCTGTTAGATATGATCTCTGACACTATGGCGGCCAGAGAGGTATCCCTCTGGATTTATGAGCCGGCACATCGTGAGTTTATGCCTGTTAAGTCAACAATAAATGCAGCAAATAATATCAGATTGAAGGAAGACAGTCCCCTTATTTCAAGGATAAAGGACTATGCTGACCCCTTTTTTATTAATAAACAGAACGATAGTGAAGCGCTTTATGAATTAATCAACCCCCTTTTCACAACAAGCCGAACAGTTCTCTGTACACCCCTGAAGGCCGGAAGGGGTAATCTGATGGGCTTTATTATGCAGGGTGAAGACATTTCAGGAGAGCCATACAGAAGAGATGATTTTGATTTATTAAAGGCAGTGGCAAGTCATGCTGCGGAGAGAATCAGGAACATCCATCTGACTCAGGAACTTCTTGCCTCTAAAGAGACAGAGGCATTCCATCAGGTTTCTACCTTTTTCATCCACGACCTGAAAAATTTTGTTTCAACTCTTTCACTGCTAAGCCAGAATGCAGAAGAACATATGGGTAACCCGTTATTTCAGCAAGACGCACTAAAGACGCTGAGACTAACCGTATCTAAGATGAATGCGATGGTGTCTAACCTTACTGTATTGTCCAAGGGGATTCAAATTAATCCTGCACGCATGAGTATCAATGAGATGATAGAGGAAACGCTCTCTGCCCTTAATGGCAAGGTTTCCGGCAGGGTAGTAAAGAATCTCGAAGAAATACCGTTAATTGATGCGGACTGTGGTCAATTGCAAAAGGTCTTTCTGAATTTATTGCTTAATGCGATAGAGGCGTTGCCGCCAGGTGAGCATGAAAAGAAAATCACAGTTCACACATTTTCCAGTAACGGCGATGTTATCTTATCCGTAGCAGATTCAGGATCCGGCATGTCAGAAGAATTTATCAAAACAGCCCTTTTTAAGCCGTTCAAAAGCAGTAAATCGAACGGGCTTGGGATAGGTTTATTTCAGTGTAAAAAGATTATTGATGCCCATTCAGGAAGCCTCGAGGTAATAAGTGAAGTTGGTAAAGGGAGCGAGTTTCGTGTAATATTACCAAGATGA
- a CDS encoding fibronectin type III domain-containing protein has protein sequence MQLVKQKEVRELVCSIRSLIIFFILLLLVSTLFNVFPGLTSHASAGQITLTWDPNTQPDFAGYNVYYGNTSGTYSTRLNVGTVTSYTVTNLSDTATYFLAVTAYDSAGNESDYSNEVYNLGLDTTPPVISGTTASSITSTSAVITWTTSESSTSQIEYGTTTSYNLSTTIDNSLQTSHSVTLTGLSAWTTYHYRVKSSDAAGNMATSSDQTFTTLAPPDTTSPIGTISISSGATYSTATTVSLTLYCSDAGSGCNQMQLSNDGTTWNTWETYATSKSWTLQAGDGTKTVYARYRDNSGNVSSNYSDTITLDSTAPAISGISASSLTSTQATITWTTQEASSTQVEYGTTTSYGSSSTLNSNPVTTHSVTLANLSASSTYHFRVKSSDAAGNLATSSDQTFTTTAPPDTTPPVISGVTTGNITTSGATISWTTNEPATTQAEYGTTSSLGSLSPSDSALVTSHSAILTGLSPNTTYYFKVRSIDGAGNNTLSAQYSFVTLQVALPDTPTAIQDLHVTSGSSTRNSVVVMWTATGADGSVGTASLYDLRISKLKIIEDNLTPNTGEVTFANATAVTGVPAPQPSGTSQSVQITGLETNTVYYLAIKAIDNKGNKSPISNVVNEGNLPPLPITAVRQGYTLISLPLAPVTTDVQTLLGNIVGSPVELYWWNSSGGSDASGALVKETNVVPGYGYFLKSDRTNAVFNIAGTIVTDPNRAIPIQPGWNMIGNPYPAEIALKNTQIRNLATSEVKTFEEAVVAGWVGNAIYSYNGSTYDFAIHSTATLRLWHGYWLAVLGEEMYELIITKP, from the coding sequence ATGCAACTGGTAAAACAAAAAGAAGTGCGTGAATTAGTATGCAGCATAAGGTCACTAATAATATTTTTCATTTTATTACTTCTCGTTTCAACTCTTTTTAACGTCTTTCCCGGTTTGACTTCCCATGCCAGCGCGGGGCAAATTACTTTAACCTGGGACCCCAACACGCAACCCGATTTTGCGGGGTACAACGTCTATTACGGAAATACGTCAGGAACCTATAGCACCAGGTTAAATGTGGGTACTGTTACATCCTATACAGTAACGAATCTGTCAGATACAGCAACCTATTTCCTTGCCGTAACTGCCTATGATTCGGCCGGCAATGAGAGTGACTACTCAAATGAAGTCTACAATCTCGGACTGGATACGACGCCTCCGGTTATATCCGGTACAACTGCCAGCAGTATTACCAGTACCAGCGCTGTAATTACATGGACTACCAGTGAGTCCTCCACATCTCAAATAGAGTACGGCACAACGACATCTTATAATCTTTCAACGACCATAGACAACTCGCTGCAAACATCGCACAGTGTCACATTAACAGGGCTTTCAGCCTGGACCACTTATCATTACAGGGTAAAGAGCAGTGACGCGGCTGGTAATATGGCAACTTCTTCAGACCAAACCTTTACTACGCTGGCACCGCCTGACACAACTTCACCCATCGGCACAATCTCTATCAGCAGCGGAGCGACATACTCAACTGCAACCACTGTCAGCCTGACTCTTTACTGCAGCGACGCAGGCTCAGGCTGTAACCAGATGCAGTTATCTAACGATGGGACGACCTGGAATACCTGGGAGACTTATGCAACAAGTAAGTCATGGACATTACAGGCTGGTGATGGAACTAAAACCGTCTATGCACGGTATCGTGACAACTCAGGCAATGTCTCCTCTAATTATTCAGATACGATCACGCTGGACTCTACTGCCCCCGCGATCTCAGGAATAAGCGCAAGCAGCCTAACAAGTACACAGGCAACAATTACCTGGACGACCCAGGAAGCCTCCTCCACACAAGTAGAATATGGAACAACGACTTCCTATGGTTCCTCGTCAACATTGAACAGCAATCCGGTCACCACCCACAGCGTCACCCTGGCCAACCTCTCAGCATCTTCTACCTATCACTTCCGGGTGAAGAGCAGTGATGCGGCCGGCAACCTTGCAACATCTTCAGACCAGACCTTTACTACAACAGCGCCGCCTGATACCACACCTCCTGTAATTTCAGGCGTGACCACAGGCAACATTACAACAAGCGGCGCGACAATAAGCTGGACAACAAACGAACCAGCCACCACCCAGGCAGAATATGGAACAACGTCCTCCCTCGGATCCCTGAGCCCGTCAGATAGTGCCTTAGTCACGAGTCACTCTGCCATCCTGACGGGCCTCAGCCCCAACACCACCTATTACTTTAAGGTACGTTCTATTGATGGGGCCGGGAATAACACACTGTCAGCCCAATACTCCTTTGTGACCCTCCAGGTGGCTCTCCCGGATACCCCAACAGCAATCCAGGACCTTCATGTCACTTCCGGCTCTTCTACCAGGAACTCTGTGGTAGTGATGTGGACCGCCACAGGGGCAGACGGTTCTGTTGGAACAGCATCCCTGTATGACCTTCGTATATCCAAATTAAAGATTATAGAAGACAACCTCACTCCAAATACCGGAGAAGTCACATTTGCTAATGCAACAGCCGTAACAGGAGTCCCGGCGCCACAACCGTCAGGGACAAGCCAGTCCGTTCAGATTACGGGTCTTGAAACCAACACCGTCTACTACCTTGCCATCAAGGCTATTGATAACAAAGGAAACAAGTCCCCTATCTCCAATGTTGTCAACGAGGGAAACCTCCCCCCCCTCCCCATAACTGCCGTGCGTCAGGGATACACGTTGATTTCATTACCTCTGGCGCCGGTGACCACGGATGTCCAGACATTACTCGGAAATATTGTCGGCTCACCTGTGGAGCTCTACTGGTGGAACTCCTCCGGTGGTTCTGATGCCTCCGGAGCCCTTGTGAAAGAAACAAATGTAGTACCCGGCTATGGCTATTTCCTAAAGTCTGACAGGACAAATGCCGTTTTTAATATAGCCGGTACGATAGTTACCGATCCAAACCGTGCGATCCCTATTCAACCTGGATGGAACATGATTGGAAACCCTTACCCTGCTGAAATTGCATTAAAGAATACACAGATAAGAAATCTTGCAACCAGCGAGGTCAAGACCTTCGAAGAAGCTGTCGTTGCCGGATGGGTGGGTAATGCCATATATAGTTACAACGGGAGCACATATGATTTTGCAATCCATTCAACTGCAACTTTAAGGCTTTGGCATGGATACTGGCTTGCCGTATTGGGGGAGGAAATGTATGAACTCATTATTACGAAACCATAA
- a CDS encoding glycosyltransferase family 4 protein, with translation MKIGIIWHCVYPWDVRIEKMIKVFLDAGHSVCLVCKGRNGLPAMEQEGQLTICRISLKKIKWPLFNKLISYPLFFNPFWFFTALKIMRRQKVDLLVVRDIPLSLMTSAVGKCLHIPTLLDMAENYPAALIAYQNPYYRPFLFGQGWLPKTYEKLAVKYIDHVFVVAEEQMTRLCNMGVPDSKITIIRNTPEMEFYLSKEGQLQTIFPDDKKLVNLLYVGKIDAHRGIELLIRALPNVMKKYSLIKLLIIGDGTERRRLIELSESLGIKDNVEFPGWIDIKEIPAIIKDSNICFIPHLRSEHTDTTIPNKIFDYMALGKPVVVSDCIPLRRIVEESNCGLVFKSGDVSDLTKAIITLLSTHNYETIGHNGKKAVISKYNWLNDSQNIIHAIGQFSV, from the coding sequence ATGAAAATCGGAATTATATGGCATTGTGTATATCCATGGGATGTACGCATAGAGAAGATGATCAAGGTTTTCTTGGATGCGGGACATTCAGTTTGTCTGGTCTGTAAAGGTAGAAATGGGCTTCCGGCGATGGAACAGGAGGGGCAACTTACCATATGCAGGATTTCTCTGAAGAAGATAAAATGGCCACTGTTTAACAAATTGATTAGTTATCCTCTTTTTTTTAATCCATTCTGGTTCTTCACCGCACTAAAAATAATGCGACGGCAGAAAGTGGATCTCCTAGTTGTCAGAGATATTCCTTTATCGCTTATGACTTCGGCTGTAGGAAAATGCCTGCATATTCCTACACTTTTGGACATGGCAGAGAACTATCCAGCAGCGTTAATTGCTTATCAGAATCCTTATTACAGGCCATTTCTTTTTGGACAAGGTTGGTTACCCAAAACATATGAAAAATTGGCTGTGAAATATATAGACCACGTCTTCGTTGTTGCTGAGGAACAGATGACCCGACTCTGCAATATGGGAGTGCCTGATTCCAAAATCACCATTATAAGAAATACTCCTGAAATGGAATTTTACCTTTCTAAGGAAGGTCAATTGCAGACTATATTTCCCGATGATAAAAAACTTGTTAACCTTTTATATGTAGGTAAGATTGATGCCCATAGAGGTATCGAATTGTTGATACGTGCTCTTCCCAATGTCATGAAGAAATATAGTTTAATTAAACTATTAATTATTGGTGATGGTACTGAGCGAAGGCGTTTAATCGAGTTATCCGAATCTCTAGGTATTAAAGATAACGTTGAATTTCCAGGATGGATAGATATCAAAGAGATACCTGCTATAATAAAGGATAGTAATATCTGTTTCATACCCCACTTGCGAAGTGAACACACGGACACTACTATACCCAACAAAATCTTCGACTATATGGCATTGGGCAAACCTGTTGTCGTCTCAGACTGTATTCCCCTTCGAAGAATCGTGGAGGAATCAAATTGTGGCCTGGTGTTCAAGAGCGGGGATGTCTCAGATCTAACAAAGGCTATAATAACCTTGTTATCAACACACAATTATGAAACCATTGGACACAATGGAAAAAAGGCAGTCATTAGCAAATACAACTGGCTAAATGACTCACAAAATATCATTCATGCAATCGGGCAGTTCTCTGTTTGA
- a CDS encoding TIGR03013 family PEP-CTERM/XrtA system glycosyltransferase — MVLPLIEGAIIFLCVFLAVIIRFQFVSRSIYSYEYLILKVLVVTLVCQVTFYYNDMYSINFKGRARLLSIKLLQSLSATVILLSIIYYVFPPLIIGRGIFLITVTTLTPVLLIWRLISARISVLHKNSENILIIGTGDLAVEIGKRIFKDGYAGYKISGFIDENKNKKRIGQSLFNPKIIGTFDDIYSIAREEDTSKIIVAMEDMRGRFPIEQLLKLRLDGIEVEDGISFYEKISGKIHVSHLKPAWLIFSEGFNRRRIEISKRIIDISLSTTGLLLAAPVMLITTILIKLESPGPVLFRQERVGEGERVFTLLKFRSMKMDAESESGPVWANINDNRVTRIGSIIRKSRIDEIPQMINVLKGDMSFVGPRPERPHFIAMLVKQIPYYSLRHKVKPGITGWAQVRYPYGASVKDALEKLQYDIYYIKNMSVLYDLTIVLETIKTVIRGTGAR, encoded by the coding sequence TTGGTATTACCCCTAATAGAAGGAGCAATAATTTTCCTCTGCGTGTTTCTGGCAGTCATAATCAGGTTTCAATTTGTTAGCAGGAGCATCTACTCCTACGAATATCTAATATTAAAGGTTTTAGTTGTTACTCTCGTTTGTCAGGTTACTTTTTATTATAATGACATGTATTCCATCAATTTCAAGGGGCGCGCACGGCTTCTAAGCATCAAATTACTCCAATCTCTGAGCGCAACCGTTATCTTGCTTTCTATAATTTACTATGTTTTTCCGCCTCTCATAATTGGAAGGGGTATATTTCTAATCACAGTAACAACATTAACACCGGTGCTTTTGATCTGGAGGTTAATCAGTGCCAGGATTTCTGTTCTGCACAAAAACAGTGAAAACATACTTATCATTGGCACAGGTGATCTGGCCGTAGAAATAGGTAAAAGAATATTTAAAGACGGTTATGCTGGTTATAAGATATCAGGTTTCATAGATGAAAACAAAAATAAAAAAAGGATAGGACAAAGCCTGTTTAATCCCAAAATAATTGGTACATTCGATGACATATATTCCATCGCCCGCGAGGAAGATACCAGTAAGATTATTGTTGCAATGGAAGATATGAGGGGACGATTTCCGATTGAACAGCTCCTCAAATTAAGGCTTGATGGGATAGAGGTCGAAGATGGCATTTCTTTTTATGAAAAGATAAGCGGAAAGATACATGTCAGTCATCTGAAACCAGCGTGGTTAATTTTCTCCGAAGGCTTCAACAGGCGCAGGATAGAGATTAGTAAGCGCATCATAGATATATCGCTTTCCACTACAGGGCTTCTACTCGCTGCACCTGTTATGCTCATTACAACTATACTTATCAAACTGGAGTCGCCAGGTCCTGTATTATTCAGACAGGAGAGGGTTGGTGAGGGTGAGAGAGTTTTTACGCTTCTTAAATTCAGATCAATGAAGATGGATGCAGAATCTGAATCAGGTCCTGTATGGGCGAATATTAATGATAACAGGGTAACAAGAATAGGCAGCATCATCAGAAAGTCGAGGATTGATGAGATCCCCCAGATGATCAACGTATTAAAGGGGGACATGAGCTTTGTTGGGCCCCGGCCTGAACGTCCGCACTTTATTGCGATGCTTGTAAAACAGATACCATATTATTCGCTCAGGCATAAAGTAAAACCCGGTATAACAGGTTGGGCTCAGGTAAGATATCCCTATGGCGCATCAGTGAAAGATGCGCTGGAAAAATTACAATACGATATTTATTACATTAAGAACATGTCAGTTCTATACGACCTTACGATTGTGCTTGAGACAATAAAAACGGTTATTCGGGGAACAGGGGCCAGGTAA